CCGACAGGCTGGCAAGGCGGGCATCGGAAAAGCCCTTGGCTTTCAGCATCCGCAGATTTTCAGCGTCTTCGGGCAGGCCATGTTCGCGGATGCGGGCTTCCAGATCGGTGATTGCCTTCAACTGAGCGATGAACCACGGATCGATCTTGCAGCCTTCATGCACTTCAGCTTCCGACATGCCGAGCCGCAATGCCTGGGCAACCATGCGCAGGCGGTCCGGGGTCGGCGTGCCGATGGCGGCGCGGATGGCGTTCTTGTCGTCGCCCTGGCCAAGGCCGGGGATCTCAATTTCGTCCAGACCGGTCAGGCCAGTTTCCAGGCCACGCAGCGCCTTTTGCAAGGATTCGGCGAAGGTGCGGCCAATCGCCATGACTTCGCCGACCGATTTCATCGCAGTGGTCAGCGTCGGTTCGGCACCAGGGAATTTCTCGAAGGCAAAGCGCGGGATTTTGGTGACGACGTAATCAATCGATGGTTCGAAGGAGGCAGGCGTCGCGCCGCCGGTGATGTCGTTGTCCAACTCGTCCAGCGTATAGCCAACCGCAAGCTTGGCGGCGATCTTGGCAATCGGGAAGCCGGTCGCCTTGGAGGCCAGCGCCGACGAGCGCGACACACGCGGGTTCATCTCGATGACGACGAGGCGGCCATCCTTGGGGTTGACCGCGAACTGTACGTTGGAGCCGCCGGTCTCAACACCAATTTCGCGCAATACCGCAATCGAGGCGTTGCGCATCATCTGGTATTCCTTGTCCGTCAGCGTCAGGGCCGGGGCAACGGTGATGCTGTCGCCGGTATGGACGCCCATCGGATCGATATTTTCGATGGAGCAGATGATGATGCAATTGTCCGCCTTGTCGCGGACCACTTCCATTTCATATTCTTTCCAGCCCAGCACCGATTCCTCGATCAGCACTTCGGTGGTTGGCGAGGCATCAAGGCCGGAGCCGATGATCTCGAAGAATTCCGAGCGGTTATAGGCAATGCCGCCGCCGGTGCCGCCCATGGTAAAGGACGGGCGGATAATGGTGGGCAGGCCAACAACGTCAAGCGCCTGAGCTGCAACCGCCATGGCATGGTTCATATAGCGCTGCTTGCGGTCGGTTTCGCCGAGGTTCCACTGGTTTTCCAGCTCATCCAGCGCCTTGTCGAGCGCGTCGCCGGAAAGCCGTGACTTTACCTCATTACGAGCAATCTCATGGGTCTTGCGGTCGGCATCCTTGATCTCGGTGGCATTGGCCAGCATGGATTTCGGCGTCTCAAGGCCGATGCGGGCCATGGCTTCCCGAAACAGGGCGCGGTCCTCGGCCATGTCGATGGCGGCAGGCTTGGCGCCGATCATTTCGACATTATAGCGGTCCAGCACGCCCATGCGCTTCAGGGAGAGGGCGGTGTTCAGTGCCGTCTGCCCGCCCATGGTCGGCAGCAGCGCATCCGGGCGTTCCTTGGCGATGATCTTGGCGACCACTTCCGGGGTGATCGGCTCGACATAGGTTGCGTCGGCCAGGCCCGGATCGGTCATGATGGTCGCCGGGTTGGAATTGACCAGGATGACCCGGTAGCCTTCTTCCTTCAGCGCCTTGCAGGCCTGGGTGCCGGAATAATCGAATTCGCATGCCTGGCCGATGACAATCGGTCCAGCGCCGATGATGAGGATGGATTTAATGTCTTGGCGCTTTGGCATGTCTCTATCCGATCTCTTCACCTGCGCGAAAAACCGGCCAGGGTGAGGGGCATCACCGGTCGGGCGCAGATCCATGGTATTTCAGGCTAGAAGCGGCTTATAGGGAATTGTGGCGATCAGCGGAACCCCCGTTTTCGCTTTTTCTACGGATAAGTGAAGGGCAGGCGAGGCGGGGATGTGGTCCGGCAATTTCCCCTGGGACATTACCCTGAGAAATGGACTGGTTTGTCACATGCCATTTGCGCAGGCGCTGTAGAAAACCTGTTCGGTTTCAAAGGAGATGGCCCTCATGCCGCAGACGCAACTGTCGTGCGACCTCATTCATTTCTCTGCGGCTGGCCGCTTCGGGCCATCGAAACGTCTCGGCACCCGTTTCGATGCGGAAGGTAATTTCTTACCCGAACCGGGCAACACCATTGTCTGCCATCTTCGCCCGGGAAGTGAAAGCCAGAAGGCGATTGTCGCCTTGCAGGAGCGCTATAAGCAAATGCCGGAGGCTGATCATCTGGCCGTTACCCCTGCCTCCAGCCTGCATATGACCCTGTTTCAAGGCATTATCGAACATCGCCGCACCGCCGGTTTCTGGCCAAAGGATCTGCCGCTGGATGCGCCAATCGATGACATGACGGAAATCCTCGCGCAGCGGCTGACACATTTTGCGCCCGGGCCAGATTTTCGCATGAAGATTGCCCGGATGCTGCCGACGGGGCTTCGGTTGGAGCCAGTGGGCGAGGCGGATCGCCGGGCATCGGCCCAGTGGCGCGACAGGTTGGCGGATCTGTTCGGCTATCGCCATCCAGACCATGAGACTTACGAATTTCATATCACCTTTGCCTATGTCATCAGGCCATTTTCCGAGGCGGCCCTTTTTCAGTGGCAGGCCATGTTGGAGACGGCGCGAGAAGAATTCCTGGAGCAATTTGAGGATATCGCCCTTAATCCTCCGGCTTTTTGTGCCTTTAACGACATGAAACATTTCGAAGAACTGATCGTATTGCAGGATAATATCGACTAAAAAAACGACTGTTAAGCAATACGATATTGTATCGTTTTCGCGTCGCAGGTATCTAAAACCCGTTGGCTTTCCCAGATCGATGCCATGGGGTTTTTATGCTTTTCGCAAACAGAGTCTGCCGCTGTTTTGCGACATCCAAATGCTTCTTTGTTATCGGATTTTTTTAGAAATTCTCACCGAGACGACGGTTTAACTATTTGATCCCACGGGAATTTATGGGAAACGGACGCCGTCCTCGACCATTTCCCCTAGCTGCCCCTTTTTAGTGGCGCCTTCAAGGCGAATGGCATTTTTAAATGCACTGTCAGGGTTGCAAAATTGGATATCGACTTGCAGCGGCAAGGCGTGCAGCCTGATTTTCGTCATGTCCCGTGCCTGTTCTGGCAAATGCCAGGGGCATGACAGCAGATTTTAAAAATCCAAGGTATTTTCATGAGACATTTTTTTAATCATCACCTTTGCGGACGTAAAACCGTTTCACACTTATCCTGGAAATGCTCTGGCTGCGGCCTATCTGCCCAGGCAACCGATATAAGCCAGGAGACCTGCCGATGATTACCGTCCATTATCTGGAGCATTCCAGGGCGCACCGCATTCTCTGGCTGCTGGAAGAGCTGGGATTGTCTTATGAGGTAAAAACCTACAAGCGCGGTGCTGATATGCATGCACCGGCGGCATTGAAGGCCGTGCATCCGCTGGGAAAATCACCTGTCATCGAAGACGAGGACCGGATCTTCGCCGAAAGCGGTGCCATTATCGAATATCTGATCGACACTTATGGCGCTGATACCAATGGCAAGACGGTTTTGCGTCCGGCACCGGGCAGTGATGCTTTCCTGCGCTACCGTTACTGGCTGCATTATGCCGAAGGCTCGGCCATGCCCCTTCTGATCTTGAAACTGGTATTCTCCCGGTTGTCCAAGCAGATGCCGTTTTTGTTGCGCGGTGTGGCCCAGCGGATCTCGGATGGCGTTTGCGGCAAGATGATCGATCCGCAGATCGGCGAACATCTGGCCTTCTGGCAGACGGAATTGTGCAAGGACGGCTATTTTGCCGGGCCGGACTTTACCGCCGCCGATATCGCCATGAGCTTCCCGGTGGAATCGGTGCTGTCGATTTCCGGCGATACGGGCGATGTTACAGTCCTTCGTTCCTATCTTTCCACAATCCGTGCCAGGCCGGCCTATCAGCGCGCCCTGGAACGCGGCGGTGCCTATATGTTCGCCAAGACCTGACCGCCTTTTTCTTCAAACCCAGTGTTTGGAACACTGTTGAGCTTAAGAGTGTTTGGAACACTGTTGGCCCCAAGCCGTTACCAGCCTGCCGCCGTTGCTGTTGCACGGCGGCAGTTTTTGCTGAACATGGACGTTCTGCATATGCGGCTGGGGAGAGAACCGATGGAACTGGATGGGCGTCGTCAGTCCGAAAATCTCGAGGATGTCAGGGGTGCATCAGGCGGCGGCGGCTTTGGCCGGCGCGGCATCCGGCTTCCGATTGGCAGCAGTGGACGTGGTTTGAGTTTTTCAACCATCATCGTTCTGGTGCTGATTTACTTCGGTCTTCGCCTGATGGGCATAGATATGTTGCAATTGCTGGAGGAGGGCGGTAGCTCCGCCCCGTCTTCCTATCAGCAGCAATCCGAGCAAACGACACCGGCTCAGGAAGAGATGAAAGTCTTCGTCAGCCGCGTGCTGGCCTCCACCGAGGACGTCTGGACCGCGGCGTTTCAGGAGCGCGGCGCGACCTATGAGATGCCCAAGCTGCGGCTTTTTTCCGGTCAATATCCCTCTGCCTGTGGCGCAGCCTCTGCTGCGACTGGGCCGTTCTACTGCCCTGGAGATCGCCGTATCTATCTCGATACCGCGTTTTTCACCGAGCTTTCCAAACGGTTCCAGGCATCCGGCGATTTTGCTCAGGCCTATGTGATTGCCCATGAAGTCGGCCATCATGTGCAGAACCTCACCGGCATCCTGCCGAAATTCAACGAGATGCGCGCCTCGATGAGCGCTGCCGACGCCAACCAGATGTCGGTTCGGGTGGAATTGCAGGCCGATTGTTTCGCCGGGATCTGGGGTCGGAAGGCCGATCAGCAGGGATTGCTCTCGGCAGGCGATCTGCAGGAGGCATTGAACGCCGCCCGGCAGATTGGCGACGATACGATTCAGAAGCGGTCCCAGGGCTATGTCGTGCCTGAGAGCTTCAACCATGGCTCCGCCGCACAGCGGATGGCGTGGTTCAAGAAGGGATACGACCAGGGCCGGATGGATGCCTGCGACACGTTTTCCGGCCCGATTTGAGGGCGGCTACTTCTCGCTGTCCAGATGCGCCATCTGCGCCTCTGCATAGCGGGAACCGGCGGCGCTGCCCTTGGGGACTGCCGCCTCGAGGGCGGCGATATCCTCCTGTGACAGGGTAAAGTCGAGTGCGCCAAGCGATTCCTTCAACCGGTCGCGGCGGCGAGCACCAATCAAAGGGACGATATCCTCGCCTTTGGCCAGCACCCACGCAATGGCGGCTTGCGCTGTGGTCATGCCTTTTGACGACGCAACCTGCGTCAGGGCTTCGACGAGCGCCAGATTGTGGTTGGCATTTTCGCCCTGGAAGCGCGGGGAATGGGCGCGGAAATCCGTTGATGCCGTTGGTGCGGTCCAGTGGCCGCTGATCAGTCCGCGTGACAGAACGCCATAAGCGGTAATGCCGATGCCGAGTTCCTGGCAGGTTGGCAGGATCTGATCTTCGATACCACGGGATATCAGCGAATATTCGATTTGCAGGTCAACAATCGGATGGACGGCTGCTGCCCGACGGATGGTATCTGCGCCGACTTCCGACAGGCCAATATGCCTGACATAGCCGGCCTGGACCATCTCTGCGATGGCGCCGATGGTTTCCTCGATCGGTACATTGGGATCGAGCCGGGCCGGGCGGTAAATGTCGATATGGTCGGTGCCCAGCCGTTGCAGCGTGTAGGCCAGCGCCGTCTTCACCGCTGATGGGCGTGCGTCGTACCCGATCCAGCCGCCCGCCGGGTCGCGCTGAGCGCCGAATTTGACGCTGATCTGCACTTTGTCGCGCAGGCCGCCCTTCAACCCTTCTCCAATCAACATTTCATTGTGGCCCATGCCGTAGAAATCGCCGGTATCGATCAGCGTTACCCCAGCATCAACGGCGGCGTGCAGGGTGGCGAGGCTTTCCGTGCGGTCGGAAGGCCCATACATGCCTGACATGCCCATGCATCCTAATCCAAGGCGCGAGGTTGGAGGGCCGGATTTTCCAAGTTTTACCGTTTGCATATCCAGTTTCCTTTTCTGCTTTTTGTCTGAAAACAGGTTTACGCTGTTTGGCTTTGTGCGATAATCCTGTTTATTCCGTATGCGTTGTTTGGAATTATGCACAATGAACGACCTGCCGCTCGCCGATCTCGATGCCTTCGCCACCATTGCCCGGTTGAGAAACTTCC
This region of Agrobacterium vitis genomic DNA includes:
- a CDS encoding glutathione S-transferase family protein — encoded protein: MITVHYLEHSRAHRILWLLEELGLSYEVKTYKRGADMHAPAALKAVHPLGKSPVIEDEDRIFAESGAIIEYLIDTYGADTNGKTVLRPAPGSDAFLRYRYWLHYAEGSAMPLLILKLVFSRLSKQMPFLLRGVAQRISDGVCGKMIDPQIGEHLAFWQTELCKDGYFAGPDFTAADIAMSFPVESVLSISGDTGDVTVLRSYLSTIRARPAYQRALERGGAYMFAKT
- a CDS encoding DUF1868 domain-containing protein, which translates into the protein MALMPQTQLSCDLIHFSAAGRFGPSKRLGTRFDAEGNFLPEPGNTIVCHLRPGSESQKAIVALQERYKQMPEADHLAVTPASSLHMTLFQGIIEHRRTAGFWPKDLPLDAPIDDMTEILAQRLTHFAPGPDFRMKIARMLPTGLRLEPVGEADRRASAQWRDRLADLFGYRHPDHETYEFHITFAYVIRPFSEAALFQWQAMLETAREEFLEQFEDIALNPPAFCAFNDMKHFEELIVLQDNID
- a CDS encoding aldo/keto reductase codes for the protein MQTVKLGKSGPPTSRLGLGCMGMSGMYGPSDRTESLATLHAAVDAGVTLIDTGDFYGMGHNEMLIGEGLKGGLRDKVQISVKFGAQRDPAGGWIGYDARPSAVKTALAYTLQRLGTDHIDIYRPARLDPNVPIEETIGAIAEMVQAGYVRHIGLSEVGADTIRRAAAVHPIVDLQIEYSLISRGIEDQILPTCQELGIGITAYGVLSRGLISGHWTAPTASTDFRAHSPRFQGENANHNLALVEALTQVASSKGMTTAQAAIAWVLAKGEDIVPLIGARRRDRLKESLGALDFTLSQEDIAALEAAVPKGSAAGSRYAEAQMAHLDSEK
- a CDS encoding ACT domain-containing protein, yielding MTKIRLHALPLQVDIQFCNPDSAFKNAIRLEGATKKGQLGEMVEDGVRFP
- the ypfJ gene encoding KPN_02809 family neutral zinc metallopeptidase; this encodes MELDGRRQSENLEDVRGASGGGGFGRRGIRLPIGSSGRGLSFSTIIVLVLIYFGLRLMGIDMLQLLEEGGSSAPSSYQQQSEQTTPAQEEMKVFVSRVLASTEDVWTAAFQERGATYEMPKLRLFSGQYPSACGAASAATGPFYCPGDRRIYLDTAFFTELSKRFQASGDFAQAYVIAHEVGHHVQNLTGILPKFNEMRASMSAADANQMSVRVELQADCFAGIWGRKADQQGLLSAGDLQEALNAARQIGDDTIQKRSQGYVVPESFNHGSAAQRMAWFKKGYDQGRMDACDTFSGPI